Proteins encoded within one genomic window of Rhizobium acidisoli:
- a CDS encoding ABC transporter permease, with protein MKRAILLLRRRAISSLPVLLIVVIFTFFLLESASGDAVDAYLGSIGGGDAALRQSLHESYGLDHSMLARLWLYLSSLARFDLGWSVAFGRPVGELISERLPNTLLLMGSATALSFGLGSALGILAGARPGSLRDRMLSIGSLIVYAIPSFWLGLVLSIVFSVKLRWFPIAGIETIASGKTGFSRALDISDHLILPVGALALIYLALFLRVMRAGMGQVWKLDFVLFARAKGLSRSRIVLSHVARNALLPLVTMLGLQSAAMLGGSVVIESVFAVPGFGRLAQEAVNGRDAPLLMGIILTSAVLVIAVNFLVDLVYAGLDPRIGASEGDA; from the coding sequence GTGAAACGTGCAATCCTACTCCTGCGGCGCAGGGCGATCAGCAGCCTTCCGGTGCTGCTGATCGTGGTGATCTTCACCTTTTTCCTGCTCGAATCCGCTTCGGGCGATGCCGTCGACGCCTATCTCGGCTCGATCGGCGGCGGCGATGCGGCGCTCAGGCAGTCGCTGCATGAGAGCTACGGCCTCGACCACTCCATGCTGGCGCGCCTCTGGCTTTATCTCTCCTCGCTGGCGCGGTTCGATCTCGGCTGGTCGGTCGCCTTCGGCCGGCCGGTCGGCGAACTCATCTCCGAACGCCTGCCCAATACGCTGCTGCTGATGGGCAGTGCGACCGCGCTTTCCTTCGGCCTCGGTTCGGCGCTCGGCATTCTTGCCGGGGCTCGGCCGGGGTCCTTGCGCGACCGGATGCTGTCGATCGGCTCGCTGATCGTCTACGCCATCCCGAGCTTCTGGCTCGGCCTTGTTCTCAGCATCGTCTTTTCGGTGAAACTGCGCTGGTTTCCGATCGCTGGCATCGAGACGATCGCTTCAGGAAAGACCGGGTTTTCACGCGCGCTCGACATATCAGATCACTTGATCCTGCCGGTTGGCGCGCTTGCCCTGATCTATCTCGCTCTGTTCCTGCGGGTGATGCGCGCCGGCATGGGGCAGGTGTGGAAGCTCGATTTCGTCCTCTTTGCCCGCGCCAAAGGCCTGTCGCGCAGCCGCATCGTGCTGAGCCATGTCGCGCGCAATGCGCTGCTGCCGCTCGTCACCATGCTCGGGCTGCAATCGGCGGCCATGCTCGGCGGCAGCGTAGTGATCGAGAGTGTCTTTGCGGTCCCCGGCTTCGGGCGCCTGGCGCAGGAAGCGGTCAACGGCCGCGACGCGCCGCTGTTGATGGGGATCATCCTCACCAGCGCCGTGCTTGTCATTGCGGTCAATTTCCTCGTTGATCTCGTCTATGCCGGGCTCGACCCGCGCATCGGCGCTTCGGAGGGTGATGCATGA
- a CDS encoding ABC transporter permease — protein sequence MSRLRRILSTPEGVIGLAILVILLLFGLLAPIISPGDPLRIAGRALLPPFTDPAFPLGTDRLGRDVLAGLLYGARTSLAVGLAAAFSAMILGVCVGMAAGFAGGIVDEALMRVVDAFQIVPAFLLALAFVSTIGVSTPIVVLAIALGAWADPARLTRAQVLSIREQDYVASARVIGMHPAEIAFREILPNALPPVLALSATIVAGAILTEAALSFLGLGNPNIATWGSMIAEGRSVLRSAAYLSVIPGAALAVTVLGVHLFSEGLGSALGDDGGRAA from the coding sequence ATGAGCCGTCTCCGCCGCATCCTCAGCACACCGGAAGGAGTGATCGGGCTTGCGATCCTTGTCATCCTGCTTCTGTTCGGGCTGCTTGCCCCCATCATCTCGCCCGGCGATCCACTCAGGATCGCCGGGCGGGCGCTGCTGCCGCCCTTCACCGATCCGGCCTTTCCGCTCGGCACCGACCGGCTGGGCCGCGACGTGCTCGCCGGCCTCCTTTATGGCGCGCGCACCTCGCTTGCCGTCGGCCTTGCGGCGGCCTTTTCGGCGATGATCCTCGGCGTCTGTGTCGGCATGGCGGCCGGTTTTGCCGGCGGCATCGTCGACGAGGCGCTGATGCGCGTGGTCGACGCCTTCCAGATCGTGCCGGCCTTCCTGCTTGCCCTCGCCTTCGTCAGCACCATCGGCGTCTCGACCCCGATCGTCGTGCTTGCCATCGCGCTCGGCGCCTGGGCCGATCCGGCGCGGCTGACACGGGCGCAGGTGCTTTCCATTCGCGAACAGGATTACGTCGCCTCGGCAAGGGTGATCGGCATGCATCCCGCGGAGATCGCCTTCCGCGAGATCCTGCCGAACGCGCTGCCGCCCGTGCTGGCGCTCTCCGCCACCATCGTCGCCGGCGCGATCCTCACCGAGGCCGCCCTTTCCTTTCTCGGCCTCGGCAATCCGAATATCGCCACCTGGGGCTCGATGATCGCCGAGGGCCGCAGTGTCCTGCGCTCGGCCGCCTATCTCTCCGTCATACCGGGCGCCGCACTTGCCGTGACCGTGCTCGGCGTTCATCTCTTCAGCGAAGGTCTCGGCAGTGCGCTTGGCGATGACGGCGGGAGGGCGGCATGA
- a CDS encoding pyridoxal-phosphate-dependent aminotransferase family protein, which translates to MSDLGWNPLHGVPSYPAERYAILADRIGGILRSRSDIVLVQAEAVVALEAVAASLARPGLSALNIVTSPYGGWFGQWLRRGGAAVQDVVAEPGLPIEIEAVARALDAGPHIDVLAVVHAESANGILNPLPEILALARARGIVTVVDAVASVGGHRLDVDHLGIDIAVIGPQKALGGPAGVSALSLSARAWDLILSGGAPRDSILSLADLRTWVDGGRRALPGTPAPLEFFALEVALDRIEAEGLENVVARHALAASATRAGLTALGAPAWVPAAKASNLVTAVPMPAGLAPDALIAAAGRLGVEVTEGVGTTPVRLMRLNHTGPRASFQTVLSNVVAYGAALSQAGHDCDIAAAAEAVCEVYSR; encoded by the coding sequence ATGTCCGATCTTGGTTGGAATCCCCTGCACGGCGTGCCCTCCTATCCTGCGGAGCGCTACGCCATCCTCGCCGACAGGATCGGCGGCATCTTGCGCAGCCGCAGCGACATCGTGCTGGTGCAGGCCGAGGCGGTTGTGGCGCTCGAAGCCGTCGCGGCCAGCCTTGCGCGCCCCGGCCTTTCCGCCCTCAATATCGTCACCAGTCCCTATGGCGGCTGGTTCGGGCAATGGCTGCGGCGGGGTGGTGCCGCGGTCCAGGATGTCGTCGCCGAACCGGGCCTGCCGATCGAGATCGAAGCGGTTGCCAGGGCGCTCGATGCCGGCCCTCATATCGATGTACTCGCCGTGGTTCATGCGGAATCGGCGAACGGCATTCTCAACCCGCTGCCAGAGATACTCGCGCTGGCGCGCGCCCGTGGCATCGTCACCGTCGTCGATGCGGTCGCCTCGGTCGGCGGCCATCGGCTCGATGTCGATCATCTCGGCATCGACATCGCAGTGATCGGCCCGCAGAAGGCGCTCGGCGGACCGGCCGGCGTGTCGGCGCTTTCGCTCAGCGCTCGCGCCTGGGATCTGATCCTGAGCGGCGGCGCCCCGCGCGATTCAATCCTGTCGCTGGCCGACCTCAGAACATGGGTCGATGGCGGCCGGCGGGCTCTGCCGGGAACGCCGGCGCCCTTGGAATTCTTCGCGCTGGAGGTCGCACTCGACCGCATCGAGGCCGAAGGCCTGGAGAATGTCGTCGCTCGCCATGCGCTGGCGGCATCGGCGACGCGGGCAGGACTAACCGCCCTCGGCGCCCCGGCCTGGGTGCCAGCAGCAAAGGCTTCGAACCTGGTGACCGCGGTGCCGATGCCGGCGGGCTTGGCGCCCGATGCGCTGATCGCCGCCGCCGGGCGGCTGGGAGTGGAGGTGACCGAAGGTGTGGGAACCACGCCGGTCCGGCTGATGCGGCTGAACCACACCGGACCGCGCGCCTCGTTCCAGACGGTGCTTTCGAATGTCGTGGCCTATGGCGCGGCCCTCAGCCAGGCCGGCCATGACTGCGATATCGCCGCTGCTGCGGAGGCGGTATGTGAGGTCTACAGCCGCTGA
- a CDS encoding ABC transporter substrate-binding protein, whose amino-acid sequence MTVASISRRTLMKGTALLLASTALARQGLAQAAPAGGRLIVAADSEPKNLNPAIVASNGVFFIASKVIEPLAEASFDGKDGLAPRLATSWEGSADGLSVTFKLRDGVTWHDGKPFTSLDVAFSALNIWKPLQNLGRLVFANLEAVDTPDDYTAVFRFSKPTPFQLIRNALPVVTSVVAKHIFDGSDIAANPANNALVGTGPFKFAEYKPGEYYRLTRNENYWGKDQPKLDEIVFRVLPDRASAGAALEADEIQLAAFSAVPLADLDRISKVDGIKVISKGYEALTYQLVVEINHRRKELADLRVRQAIAQAIDKKFVVDTIFLGYAAAATGPVPKNAPEFYTSDVASYDFNPAAANDILDKAGYKQGADGNRFKLKLRPAPYFNETRQFGDYLRQALAVIGIDAEIVNADAAAHLKAVYTDHDFDLAVGPPVFRGDPAISTTILVQSGTPDSVPFSNQGGYVNPELDKIIKQASETVDTAARTDLYRKFQQLVVADLPLINVAEWGFITVARDTVLNVSDNPRWAVSNWGDTALQS is encoded by the coding sequence ATGACCGTAGCATCTATCTCGCGGCGCACGCTGATGAAGGGCACCGCCCTGCTGCTTGCTTCGACGGCGCTCGCCCGACAGGGGCTGGCGCAGGCCGCGCCGGCCGGTGGCCGGCTGATTGTTGCGGCCGATTCCGAACCGAAGAATCTCAATCCTGCCATCGTCGCCTCGAACGGCGTGTTCTTCATCGCCAGTAAGGTGATCGAGCCGCTGGCCGAAGCCTCGTTCGACGGCAAGGACGGGCTTGCACCGCGGCTTGCCACCTCCTGGGAGGGCTCGGCGGACGGTCTCTCCGTCACCTTCAAGCTGCGCGACGGCGTTACCTGGCACGACGGCAAGCCGTTCACCTCGCTCGATGTCGCCTTCTCCGCCCTCAATATCTGGAAGCCGTTGCAGAATCTCGGCCGCCTGGTCTTTGCCAATCTCGAAGCCGTCGATACCCCCGACGATTACACCGCCGTGTTCCGCTTCTCCAAGCCGACGCCGTTCCAGCTCATCCGCAATGCCCTGCCGGTCGTCACCAGCGTCGTCGCCAAGCACATCTTCGACGGGAGCGATATCGCCGCCAATCCGGCCAACAACGCGCTCGTCGGCACCGGTCCGTTCAAGTTCGCCGAATACAAGCCCGGCGAATATTACCGGCTGACGCGCAACGAGAACTATTGGGGCAAGGACCAGCCGAAGCTCGACGAGATTGTCTTCCGGGTGCTGCCCGACCGCGCGTCTGCCGGTGCGGCGCTCGAAGCCGACGAAATCCAGCTGGCAGCCTTCTCGGCGGTGCCGCTGGCCGATCTCGACCGCATCTCCAAAGTCGACGGCATCAAGGTGATCTCGAAGGGGTATGAGGCCTTGACCTACCAGCTCGTCGTCGAGATCAATCACCGCCGCAAGGAGCTCGCCGACCTCCGGGTCCGACAGGCGATTGCGCAGGCGATCGACAAGAAATTCGTGGTCGACACGATCTTCCTCGGCTATGCCGCCGCCGCCACGGGCCCGGTGCCGAAGAATGCGCCGGAATTCTATACATCCGATGTCGCGAGTTATGATTTCAACCCGGCCGCCGCCAACGATATTCTCGACAAGGCGGGGTACAAACAAGGAGCGGACGGCAACCGCTTCAAGCTGAAGCTTCGCCCCGCACCCTATTTCAACGAGACCCGGCAATTCGGCGATTACCTTCGCCAGGCGCTCGCCGTGATCGGCATCGATGCGGAGATCGTCAATGCCGATGCGGCCGCGCACCTGAAGGCTGTTTATACGGATCACGATTTCGACCTTGCTGTCGGCCCGCCGGTCTTCCGCGGCGATCCGGCGATCTCCACCACCATTCTCGTCCAATCCGGCACGCCTGACAGTGTTCCCTTCTCCAACCAGGGCGGTTACGTCAATCCGGAGCTCGACAAGATCATCAAGCAGGCCTCCGAGACAGTCGATACGGCGGCGCGCACCGATCTCTACCGCAAGTTCCAACAGCTCGTCGTCGCCGACCTGCCGCTGATCAACGTTGCGGAGTGGGGCTTCATCACCGTCGCCCGCGACACGGTGCTCAACGTCTCGGACAATCCGCGCTGGGCCGTCTCGAACTGGGGCGATACCGCGCTGCAGTCGTGA
- a CDS encoding ABC transporter ATP-binding protein, translated as MSDIFCSLRQLSVTYRRGKNNAAAALDRIDLDIAAGERLAIIGESGSGKSTLARSLAGLLPEGTKVAGEMLWPALGHPPRPGRDFGFVFQDPGTSLNPVLTIGEQIAEGARRHLGLSWKQASLRAEELLGRVRMPQPGKALRAFPHQLSGGQRQRVAIAAAIAARPALLIADEATSALDVVVQAEIVRLLDGLVREDGMTLLFITHDIALASGFVDRIAVFRHARLVEAGPVRSVVSAPESSYTAALIASHRDLATPPLISEVAP; from the coding sequence ATGAGCGACATCTTCTGCAGCCTCCGGCAGCTTTCGGTCACCTATCGGCGCGGCAAAAACAATGCTGCCGCCGCTCTCGACCGTATCGATCTCGATATCGCCGCCGGCGAAAGGCTGGCAATCATCGGTGAAAGCGGCTCCGGCAAGAGCACGCTCGCCCGGTCGCTCGCCGGTCTGCTGCCCGAGGGAACGAAAGTCGCCGGCGAGATGCTCTGGCCCGCCCTCGGCCACCCGCCCCGCCCGGGCCGCGATTTCGGTTTCGTCTTCCAGGATCCCGGCACGAGCCTCAATCCCGTCCTGACGATCGGCGAGCAGATCGCCGAAGGCGCCAGGCGTCATCTCGGGCTCAGCTGGAAACAGGCCTCTCTCAGAGCCGAAGAATTGCTTGGGCGAGTGCGGATGCCGCAGCCCGGCAAGGCGTTGCGGGCCTTTCCGCATCAGCTTTCCGGCGGCCAGCGCCAGCGGGTGGCGATCGCGGCGGCGATCGCTGCAAGACCTGCGCTGCTGATCGCCGATGAGGCGACCAGCGCCCTCGACGTCGTTGTCCAGGCCGAGATCGTCCGTCTGCTCGACGGGCTGGTGCGCGAGGACGGCATGACGCTGCTTTTCATCACCCACGATATCGCGCTCGCTTCCGGCTTCGTCGACCGGATCGCCGTCTTCCGGCATGCACGGCTGGTCGAGGCCGGTCCCGTCCGCTCGGTGGTTTCGGCGCCCGAAAGCAGCTATACCGCGGCCCTCATTGCCAGCCATCGCGACCTGGCGACACCACCGCTGATTTCAGAGGTAGCGCCGTGA
- a CDS encoding methylenetetrahydrofolate reductase, with product MMIAPQSESREKTPLADLLSHYSIEVTSRDLPSLQSMTATLPPGSEVFVAHLPNEDIGLLVRAAAGLRDAGFVPVPHIVARNIRNRPELDTMLARLSEEAGVRRALVLGGDRDDAAGTFGSALDLIETGLFQTYGIGRIAIACYPEGHPRIAGAVLDTALTAKVDAAARAGLDLLLVSQFLFDQKPLLSFAQRLRERGLTVPLRVGIAGPASRTKLLKYALRCGVGASLRALRERSEIARNVLSGETPEELLIDIAAAQAAEPDLGISGVHFFTFGDPAQSIRWAEQQQPSD from the coding sequence ATGATGATTGCGCCGCAAAGCGAGAGCCGGGAGAAGACGCCTCTTGCCGATCTTCTTTCGCATTATTCCATCGAGGTGACGTCGCGCGACCTTCCGTCGCTGCAGAGCATGACGGCGACCCTGCCGCCGGGCTCCGAGGTCTTTGTCGCCCATCTTCCGAACGAGGATATCGGGCTTCTGGTGAGGGCCGCAGCGGGTTTGAGAGACGCCGGCTTCGTGCCGGTTCCCCATATCGTCGCCCGCAACATCCGCAACCGCCCGGAACTCGACACCATGCTTGCCCGGCTATCCGAGGAGGCCGGCGTCCGCCGTGCGCTGGTCCTCGGCGGTGATCGGGACGATGCCGCCGGGACCTTCGGCTCCGCCCTGGACCTGATCGAAACTGGGCTCTTCCAGACATATGGCATCGGCCGTATCGCCATCGCCTGCTACCCGGAAGGGCATCCGCGCATCGCCGGCGCCGTCCTCGACACCGCGCTGACGGCAAAGGTCGATGCGGCTGCCCGTGCCGGGCTCGATCTGTTATTGGTGAGCCAGTTCCTGTTCGATCAGAAACCGCTCCTCAGCTTCGCACAGCGGCTTCGCGAACGGGGCTTAACAGTGCCGCTCAGGGTCGGCATCGCCGGACCGGCCAGCCGCACCAAGCTTCTCAAATACGCGCTTCGCTGCGGTGTCGGCGCATCCTTGCGGGCGCTGCGCGAAAGAAGCGAGATCGCCCGCAACGTGCTTTCGGGCGAAACGCCGGAAGAGTTGCTGATCGATATCGCCGCAGCGCAGGCCGCCGAACCGGATCTCGGCATCAGCGGCGTGCATTTCTTCACCTTCGGCGATCCGGCCCAATCCATCCGCTGGGCAGAACAGCAGCAGCCTTCTGACTGA
- a CDS encoding LLM class flavin-dependent oxidoreductase, whose product MTRQIRLNAFDMNCVGHQSPGLWRHPRDNSWTYKDLDYWVHLAKTLERGKFDGLFIADVLGVYDVLNGNVDAALRHSAQVPVNDPLQLIPTMAYATEHLGFGLTASLSFEHPYTFARRISTLDHLTKGRVGWNIVTSYLNSGALNIGQPAQTRHDDRYDLAEEYLEVCYKLWEGSWEDGAVVRDREAGIFTHPDKVHPIGHSGRHFTVPGIHLSEPSPQRTPVLYQAGASSRGKDFAGAHAECIFVASPSKPVLKRYVANVREAAERIGRNPRDILAFNLQTVVLGETDAEAQRKFNEYRKYASFEGALTLISGWTGIDFGQFGPDEVLRHRHTNAVQSAVETFTTIDPTKEWTVREMADWVGVGGFGPVFVGSPQTVADLMQEWIEDTDVDGFNLAYAVTPESFEDAVDLLVPELQKRGVYKTDYAKGTLREKLGGAGPRLAAPHPGAAYRDLFGEPARIAARA is encoded by the coding sequence ATGACCCGCCAAATCAGGCTGAACGCCTTCGACATGAATTGCGTCGGACATCAGTCGCCGGGGCTCTGGCGCCATCCGCGCGACAACTCCTGGACCTACAAGGATCTCGATTACTGGGTGCATCTGGCAAAGACGCTGGAGCGCGGCAAGTTCGACGGGCTGTTCATCGCCGATGTGCTCGGCGTCTATGATGTGCTGAACGGCAATGTCGATGCGGCCCTTCGCCATTCGGCGCAGGTGCCGGTCAACGATCCACTGCAGCTTATCCCGACGATGGCCTACGCCACCGAGCACCTCGGCTTCGGCCTGACGGCCTCGCTTTCCTTCGAGCATCCCTACACCTTCGCCCGCCGGATCTCGACGCTCGATCATCTGACCAAGGGACGCGTCGGCTGGAATATCGTCACCTCCTATCTCAACAGCGGCGCGCTCAATATCGGCCAGCCGGCGCAGACCCGGCATGATGATCGTTACGATCTTGCCGAGGAATATCTCGAGGTCTGCTACAAGCTCTGGGAGGGCAGCTGGGAGGATGGCGCCGTCGTCCGCGACCGGGAAGCCGGCATCTTCACCCATCCCGACAAGGTCCATCCTATCGGCCATTCCGGCCGGCATTTCACCGTGCCGGGCATTCACCTGAGCGAGCCCTCGCCGCAGCGCACGCCGGTGCTCTACCAAGCCGGCGCCTCCAGCCGCGGCAAGGATTTCGCCGGCGCCCATGCCGAATGCATCTTCGTGGCGTCGCCGTCGAAACCCGTGCTGAAGCGCTACGTCGCCAATGTCCGCGAGGCGGCCGAACGTATCGGCCGCAACCCGCGCGACATTCTCGCTTTCAACCTGCAGACCGTCGTCCTCGGCGAAACCGATGCCGAGGCGCAGCGGAAGTTCAACGAATACCGCAAATATGCCTCCTTCGAGGGCGCGCTGACGCTGATTTCCGGCTGGACCGGCATCGATTTCGGCCAGTTCGGGCCGGACGAAGTGCTGCGCCACCGTCATACCAATGCGGTGCAATCGGCCGTCGAAACCTTCACCACCATCGATCCGACCAAGGAATGGACGGTGCGAGAAATGGCCGACTGGGTCGGCGTCGGCGGTTTCGGCCCGGTTTTCGTCGGCTCGCCGCAGACCGTCGCCGATCTGATGCAGGAATGGATCGAGGACACCGATGTCGACGGCTTCAACCTTGCCTATGCCGTGACGCCTGAGAGTTTCGAGGATGCTGTGGATTTGCTGGTGCCGGAACTGCAGAAGCGCGGCGTCTACAAGACAGACTATGCCAAGGGAACGCTGCGGGAAAAACTTGGCGGAGCGGGGCCGCGGCTTGCCGCGCCGCATCCGGGTGCGGCCTATCGCGATCTTTTCGGCGAGCCAGCACGCATCGCTGCCAGAGCATGA
- the ligM gene encoding vanillate/3-O-methylgallate O-demethylase, which yields MTKQSLEQKLSAAGNTVNMLRNSQIGAYIYPVVPPEFSNWRDEQRAWRETAVLFDQSHHMAELMIEGPDAVKLISYLGINSFANFPVNRAKQFVPVSHSGHVIGDVILFHLAENQYLIVGRAPTINWVEFHGQTGGYDVKLDRDDRSPSRPGGKLVVRRRYRYQIQGPNAWKILEKVNGGPLADVKFFNMDTMNIGGRRVRTLRHGMSGAPGLEIFGPYEEGDEIRNVILEAGEEFGLRQVGARAYATNTLESGWIPSPLPAIYTDERMKPFREWLGADSYEATGSIGGSFVSDNIEDYYLTPYELGYGPFVKFDHDFIGRAALEKIADKPHRRKVTFAWNQDDVAKVFQSLFDPSGDNYKYIDLPLSNYASSSYDQVTKNGRTIGVSMFSGYSHNERTMLSLGTVEPDVQVGDVLTLVWGEPDGGTRKTTVERHKQIEIRVKVAPVPYARDAREAYADSWRTRQTA from the coding sequence ATGACGAAACAGAGCCTGGAGCAGAAGCTGAGCGCCGCCGGCAATACGGTGAATATGCTCCGCAATTCGCAAATCGGCGCCTATATCTATCCCGTCGTGCCACCGGAATTCAGCAACTGGCGCGACGAGCAGCGCGCCTGGCGCGAAACCGCCGTGCTCTTCGACCAGTCCCACCACATGGCCGAACTGATGATCGAGGGGCCGGATGCGGTGAAGCTCATCTCCTATCTCGGCATCAACAGCTTCGCCAATTTCCCGGTCAACCGCGCCAAGCAATTCGTGCCGGTCAGCCATAGCGGCCATGTCATCGGCGATGTCATTCTCTTCCATCTGGCCGAAAACCAGTATCTCATCGTTGGCCGCGCGCCGACGATCAACTGGGTGGAGTTCCACGGGCAGACCGGCGGCTACGACGTCAAGCTCGACCGCGACGACCGTTCGCCATCGCGTCCGGGCGGCAAACTGGTCGTGCGCCGGCGGTACCGCTATCAGATACAGGGGCCGAACGCCTGGAAAATCCTCGAAAAGGTCAATGGCGGGCCGCTCGCCGACGTCAAATTCTTCAACATGGACACGATGAACATCGGCGGCCGGCGCGTGCGCACCCTGCGCCACGGCATGTCGGGCGCTCCTGGCCTCGAGATTTTCGGACCCTATGAAGAAGGGGACGAGATCCGCAACGTCATCCTGGAAGCCGGTGAGGAATTTGGCCTGCGCCAGGTCGGCGCCCGTGCCTATGCGACAAACACGCTGGAATCCGGCTGGATTCCCTCGCCGCTGCCGGCAATCTATACCGACGAGCGCATGAAGCCCTTCCGCGAGTGGTTGGGCGCCGACAGCTATGAAGCAACCGGCTCGATCGGCGGCAGCTTCGTCTCCGACAATATCGAAGATTATTATCTGACCCCATACGAACTCGGCTACGGCCCGTTCGTCAAATTCGATCACGACTTCATCGGCCGCGCCGCGCTGGAAAAGATAGCCGACAAGCCGCATCGCAGGAAGGTGACATTCGCATGGAACCAGGACGATGTCGCCAAAGTCTTCCAATCGCTGTTCGACCCTTCAGGCGATAACTATAAATATATCGACCTGCCGCTGTCGAACTACGCGTCATCGAGCTACGACCAGGTGACGAAGAACGGCCGGACGATCGGCGTGTCGATGTTCTCAGGCTACAGCCACAACGAGCGCACCATGCTTTCGCTCGGCACCGTCGAGCCGGACGTTCAGGTCGGCGACGTGCTGACCCTCGTCTGGGGCGAACCGGATGGCGGAACTCGGAAGACCACCGTCGAACGTCACAAGCAGATCGAGATCCGGGTCAAGGTCGCGCCGGTCCCTTACGCGCGCGATGCCCGCGAGGCCTATGCCGACAGCTGGCGCACCCGGCAGACGGCGTAA
- a CDS encoding GntR family transcriptional regulator: MAAEKGNVDRKRDSQALKGLLGVRDLVLGGGVSPGERLSEVWLAEKLGISRTPLRAALARLEQEGLLEQIPSGGYAVRGFTTADVFDAIELRGVLEGTAARLAAERGVTPAKLKAIKGLILELDKCFRDRPEDMLFAQYVELNAEFHSMLAGLAGSETMRREVERAAQLPFASPSAFLEKQEDVLAFRLSLVHAQRQHRDIVAAIEMREGTRAEALAREHARLARHNLEFVMEEDRSLITRVPGLTLIST; this comes from the coding sequence ATGGCTGCGGAGAAGGGAAACGTGGATCGCAAGCGCGACAGCCAGGCCTTGAAAGGCCTTCTCGGCGTGCGCGATCTCGTGCTCGGCGGCGGTGTTTCGCCGGGCGAGCGTCTTTCGGAGGTCTGGCTCGCCGAAAAGCTCGGCATCTCGCGCACACCGCTGCGCGCTGCCCTTGCCCGTCTCGAACAGGAAGGCCTGCTCGAGCAGATCCCCTCCGGCGGTTATGCCGTGCGCGGCTTCACCACGGCGGATGTTTTCGACGCTATCGAGCTGCGGGGCGTGCTTGAAGGCACGGCAGCGCGGCTTGCCGCCGAACGCGGCGTCACGCCAGCCAAACTCAAGGCGATCAAAGGACTGATCCTCGAACTCGATAAATGCTTTCGCGATCGGCCGGAGGACATGCTGTTTGCCCAGTATGTCGAACTCAATGCGGAATTCCACTCCATGCTCGCCGGTCTTGCCGGCAGCGAGACGATGCGGCGCGAGGTGGAACGGGCAGCGCAGCTGCCGTTCGCCTCGCCGAGCGCCTTTCTGGAGAAGCAGGAGGATGTGCTGGCCTTCCGCCTGTCGCTGGTGCATGCGCAGCGTCAGCACCGCGACATCGTTGCGGCGATCGAGATGCGCGAAGGCACCCGCGCCGAAGCGCTGGCGCGGGAACATGCGCGGCTTGCGCGCCACAATCTGGAATTCGTCATGGAAGAGGATCGCAGCCTGATCACCCGCGTTCCGGGACTGACGCTGATATCGACGTGA